In a genomic window of Saccharothrix sp. HUAS TT1:
- the pgsA gene encoding CDP-diacylglycerol--glycerol-3-phosphate 3-phosphatidyltransferase — protein sequence MSRLVLVPVFLYLLFAEGGHEFWWRLSAFGVFAVASVTDHVDGNLARKLGLITDFGKIADPIADKALTGAALVGLSLLGELPWWVTVVIAVRELGVTLLRFWVIRHGVIPASRGGKAKTLVQIVAIGLYVLPLPSWLDAFSVATMGAAVVLTVVTGVDYVIRAFRLRARGKRAVAGA from the coding sequence ATGTCCCGGCTGGTGCTCGTGCCGGTCTTCCTCTACCTGCTGTTCGCCGAGGGCGGCCACGAGTTCTGGTGGCGGCTCTCGGCGTTCGGCGTGTTCGCCGTCGCGTCGGTCACCGACCACGTGGACGGCAACCTGGCCCGCAAGCTCGGCCTGATCACCGACTTCGGCAAGATCGCCGACCCGATCGCGGACAAGGCGCTGACCGGCGCCGCGCTGGTCGGCCTGAGCCTGCTCGGCGAGCTGCCGTGGTGGGTGACGGTCGTCATCGCGGTCCGCGAGCTGGGCGTCACGCTGCTGCGCTTCTGGGTCATCCGGCACGGCGTGATCCCGGCCAGCCGCGGCGGCAAGGCCAAGACGCTCGTGCAGATCGTCGCCATCGGCCTGTACGTGCTGCCGCTGCCCTCCTGGCTGGACGCCTTCTCGGTGGCCACGATGGGCGCGGCGGTGGTCCTGACCGTCGTCACAGGCGTCGACTACGTGATCCGGGCCTTCCGGCTGCGGGCCCGCGGCAAGCGGGCGGTGGCCGGGGCGTGA